In Gossypium hirsutum isolate 1008001.06 chromosome A10, Gossypium_hirsutum_v2.1, whole genome shotgun sequence, the DNA window TGATATTATGATCAAAACATAATAAACATTAGAAGCATCCTGTGATTAGATGATCTGATTGATATAATTGCAGCTGCATTATAAGCATGAAAAGTTGTAGCCACGTGTCATGCGTTTAGAGAGTGGCCCGTGGTTCCCAATCCCACTCATGTCTCTCGGTTGATATTGCTGTGTTCCAAAATCTGATGAATTGACtaaagtttattttgattttctttttttggaaAATAAAGTTGGAGCAAATAAGCCCAAGGTTCCTTTTCTTTCATAGATGAATCGAGTATGTCCACTATAAGGATTTGGATATCGAATAtgaagatttaattttttttttgtcgattgagtcttaattcgattgacGTAAACATTGTTATCAATGTAAAAGAACATAGATTCAGATCTGTTAAAAtgcattatctttttatttatgggTTAAGGAGGACCTATGAATAGTTTTAGGTATTGtgtaaaaaaagaacaaatataatcAGAACATGTAAATTTAGGGAGATCAATATGATATACGAagagtaaatatatatacttaaaaaaCAGGTATGATCAAAATCTATAAtgagtaatttaaaaaatatcaatataatatatgaagagtaaatatatattttgaaagaaaaactACAGCTCATAAACTCAGCAAAAACTTAAAAAGTGAAAGTAGAAGATTACAAGTTACAATTAAGGGATAAATAACAATGGAattacattttcttttaatttgtaatgcacaaaaaaaaaatacaaacaaaatataaatataaaaaatacaaatttagttttggggtttaaatttaattgatttgataTATAAATGCATGCAAATACATGTTGAACATAATAATAATTGTCTTGATTTGCATATAATGTTGATTAAAGCTTTATTATCATTTGATATAAGGTCAAATCTTATCatcttaatattgtataaaaaatatatttttatattttcggataaaaatatattgtatcattttaaaattaatttaaaattacttaaaatcttaataatagcaaaagaaaatcaacttttaattttatttaagagaTAAATCTCAGAACTATACACAAACGGGACATAGCTAGAGAGGTAAGTAGTGGCCTTGGTCCCCCTAAGTAAGGGGTATAATATCTCTTTTAGTCCCTTTTAGTTATAAAGTATTCAATTTAAGTCATTTTTTAGCAAAAAATTTAACTTTGACCCCccaaagttctaaaattttgtccCCCAATAATGAATTGCTGGCTTTGCCCCAGTACATAAGCTTTGATTTTAATTCAAgtgtatatatttaaagaaataactaTATcgctttatttttatattagataaataaaattatttatatatatgttaatgatttataaaaattaaattaaattaaaattttaaatataaaataataattcatgtataacattacatatttaagttaaatgatatatgaattttattcctttatttaatAATCGATGCATATTTAGGACCAATTTAATCTCAATAAGATTTCAATTGCATCTTCCCATCCAAAATGATTGGGCCATTGAAGAGAAAGAAGCGTACAAGGCCTGCTGGATGAAATTTTTGTATGTTCCTTTGACCCAACcttcaatatatatataggaaACACTTAAAAATTGCAATTCTTTATTACTGATGTGATGAATACATAATAACATTTTGCAAATGGTGAATTGATAAGGGGAGTGACATTTTCTCCCGATTTTGAGGAGAGTTCAAAGGGGTTCACAGAGTTTAGAAATTTTCTTCAGAGTCGAgagataaaaaatcaaaattaaaaccgAACATAAACAATACGTCCATTGAAGGTTCGAAATTGACCCAGAGAGCGACCTTTCCTCATCATGAATAAACAAAAATTTGTCTCAGCCAGCCTGCAAGTTCATGCAAATGAGTGCAAAGAATTGTTTCCATGTCAAATACCATCAAAACAGAAGCATTTAGAATTCGTTAtcataaaaagataaataaataaaatggacaTATTTGTTTCATTATTTTACTTCCCCCTGTTTCATTGGTAAATCCACCAAACAAATAAACCAAAACAAAGACATTGGTCCCAAATATCCCAAAGGAACCTTATATAACCTTCGGGACTAAGAGCCCAAATCAACAACAAAATCAATGGGAACCCACAAGCAAAACATGATCTCCATGGATGTTGCAGCTGATAGTACTTCACTTGATTCACTCTCATTTGCTGGCCTCGTATGCATTCAAGATCAACAATCCAAGCCTCCTCCCCATAGAGCCTATCACAGCAATAAAGATGACCAAGAGTTCGAGTTCATTTCCGGTACGAATCCGCTCGGCAGTAGCAAAGTGTCGATTGAAAACCATGCCACCGATCACGAAAGAGTTTCTCCTGAACCGAATCAAGGTAAAAAGGAGCAGAGTGCGTCTAGGTCATGGTTTGGGCAGAAATTGCTTCTATCATTCGTTTCCCCATGCAGGGAATGTCATGCTGTGAGGCCGACTACGAAACCACATACAGGGCAACAAGAAAGTAGTATCAAGTTACATTAACTTCGAGTCTATTGTTTCTTTTCTGTTTGGTCCTTTCAGAATTGAATCAATTTAGAGTTAAGTGTAGTTGAATAAAAGTTACATAGAGAGACCTTATATACCATACTTCATCACTGTTGATTCACTGTTTGGGTTAAATTCAGCAATATAACGGCAGTTGGTTTTTAGAACCATTATATAATTTCACTGCTCATTTATATATGATTCATCATCAGCCATGAATGGTGATTAAACTTGTGCTAATGGTGTGAAGCTTGACCGATAGATATTAGATGGTAGATACTCTGAATTTTTCAACTTCAACAATAGTTAACCTCATGAATGACAACGGTTCAGTTCAAATCAGTTTTGAAATAATTCAGTGAGGCAATTTAGAGGTGGTTAAAGTTTTGTCCGTGAAAGAGCTTACGGATTCAACGAATTTTGAGTTCTCAAGGATAGTGGGAGATCAGATATGTACCCAGAGATTGCTGATAAAGATTAGCCTTACATGAAAGGCAAACTTATAGATTTTTGAATTGTCTCTTGAGACTGTTTCTATGACTTTTTAACAAGACAAAGCATTTAGCGTTTTTAGCATTTGATTTGAtgcaattttgttttaattttcaacaaagaaaaaaaactcaaacTAATAGCAACTCAAATATAAAAGATATTGATGAAAAAATATTGGTCAATAATTAATAACGATTCACCTGAAAACTAAAATATGGGTCAATAATTAATAACGATTCACCTGAAGACTAAAATATAGAAATGATCTTTTAAGATATGAGAGAGAAGAGCTCTCATGATTTCTCTAATATcgagaaaaaaaatgaagtaccttTTAAGTCATTActcataagaaaaaaatttatataaatcacAAGTTTTATGTGACAAGCGTGAGATATATAAGGTTATGTATAGATGGCATATAGTCCACGTGTTTGTAGTCATTCAACACTTTGATAAGATCATATTTAAagttaatcaaataaaataacaacaaaattaatggaacaaaattaaatttcatttattcaaataagttggattaaataatttttatataattttttaatttttttcaataattcaaatataaaattgactataaattaaataaaaacataattaccatgggaataaaaattttaacataaataaaatcaaaatcaaattgatATTTTTCCCCTCAACCCTAGCCAGCCTTGCTCTGCAATCGCAATGGTCTTGGGCTAATTTCTTTTAATGAAAGCCAACTTTGTGaatgttaaaatatgatccttaTCTCTTGCCGTATAAAGAATCTAATTCATATAAAGAAGGTTAAAATATGGTTTTGGTTcctgtattttttatatatttagaatttagtccactatttttattttagaatatttaaattttattaaaaatttaagtccaattataagtattaataaaattcttttattaaaatcaAGTTTATTACAACATTATCTTTTTTATTACACGACTATTGAATgagttattttctaattttaaaatgtcataataacaaatttaatcgaagaattttaattatattaacaattaaatcctaaaattcaaattattataaaaaaatagttgataataccattattaataaaaataaaaaaaatacatatcatattcaattttatctaattagtcTAGTGCATATTTGTTAGACTCTtctctctttaatatttaacacatgCACTTTATTATCATATGTTGGTCATTGACCGAGTTCATCATCTAAATTTGAATCTGcatcattaaaattatcaatatctcATTTTTCCATGTACTTTTCGAAGTATGAATCATCTCAATTTCACCTATGGTTtaagttttgaaatatgaaaactattttttataagtaagttatgataaaaaattataacatttttttacaaataattatattatttttataatgtataatatgaacacataaataaattatgtccgtaaaattttataaataaatatattataacacttttataatatgtaaattaattttttataataaattttttggtcataactttagaaatttttaggatttaaataatactaattttttgttataattttataaaaaatatttttttaataatataattttttaggacttatatataagaaattaattatttgtcataatcatcccaaacattcaattcatatccatgtttataatataatttttatatcatgtataaaaataattttttaaaattgacttTGAGTATACTTAgccaaaaattattttatagaccCTTCCTACTATCTATGGTTCCTGCCAATAATTCAATGACATTTCAGCAATTTTTTAATGTCATTatcacataattttggtaattttttactCTGAACCCCGTATTAGAATCTTAAATCTAGAATCCAAAATATTTAACCCTAAATATTAAACTTGAGCATTAAGCCTTAAACCTCAAACTCGAACTTAGGATTCCAAGATCAGGGTTCAagataaaaaattaccaaaattatgtgttaataacgtagaaaaattattgaaatgtcattaaataattagaaatgaTAACTATAGATGATGTTGtggaaaatattataaaataatatcttattatTACTTATGTAATTACTTCGATTCTTACTCTCCCGAAAATGTCATTATAAATAAATAGACCaaaatttaattaccaatttactttTGAAACACGATTTTAATGTTAAATCGTAATTTAATTACAACATGCAGATGCAACCCTGTCATGTTTAAATCGACACATGTGTTACAAATTTACAATACACCGCCCCAACACCAGGCCTATCTTCTcgaaatacataaaataatttatttttaaagtcaattaaataaaaaaatccattAAATTCCATTCCATAAAAAGAAATATCGGCAATAGATAcggatcatatatatatttattacaaattattttatCTTAGTGATGTTTTGagtctcttttttcttttgtttcgggAGAGAATGTTTACTTcttttgcttataataatagtataataccttagactaaaaatataaatataatttaattaaaaaatatggaccaatttgataaaaaaaatataaatatttatatttatctaaaTTAGAGTTCATATTTATTTTGTGAGGGTGTGACTTCCATTTATAGGTAAGTTTGCATGCACTTAAGACAACAATCAATGAACAATCGAAGAAGGGTTAAAACAGGTAGGGCTTGTTGGGATGACGCGATGTAAATCCCAAGCAAATGCGGCATTGACGTCGTGATGAGGAGAGTTGACATGTCACGATGTGTTTTCCTCTTTGGCAACCATGTTTTAAACTTTAAGCAGGATTGCTTCTCCCAATTTGACTTTGATTATTCCAATGATATTTTAGCATGATTAGAACTCTAATATAAACCTACTTAAAAGGGTTATTGTATTCTTGTTTTGACATGTCAATCAACAAAGTCTTTTCTTTTAGGAGCAACTAAATGTAGTCGCAAATGAGTTTTTGGTGAGAGCTTCGTGGAAACtattgagagaattttgttcccGAGTTAGGGTTTTATTTTCGGGGTTTGGATAATGTATGTTTAgtgcatttaagtttattttctctATATTGTACTATCGTTTGTTTACTCAATTAGTAAAAAGCCGAAACATCTTTTGTCTGTGATTTTTAACCTCTTCGAAAGAATCTTTCATATAAATATGTGTGTTtgatcttttttattttactctGTTTCTTATACGAGTCGGTCCTTAACCCATTTCAAtccaataattattataatataggtTAACATTAACAATTAAACATCATAAATGCTATGGTAGGTTAACTTTAACACACATTGAATTGCATTATTTCAACATTAACTAATTTCGTTGAAGAATCCTTTGGGTGAGTAATTTAAAAGCTTGTCCATTTTCCCAGACAACGAAATATCGATAATAATTgctgtatatatatttaattaatcaaaataacatATAAGGCTAGTCAAAATATTAAGTAGAGTTAGTAGTCAACGGCTacataatttttaagaatttaattttgttattataaaattttcatacattgtTAATAAGTAACATCGtgcaattattttaattttatctttaaaattgaaaaaataggaGGGCCAAAgctaaacattttgtgttaaaataacttaaattgataaattaatttattaaggggtcaaaaaataaaatttcccaAACAATTATACCATTCAATTAAAGGGCCAAAGTTTTAACCACGACCTTGGTCTAGACGATAGCATTTGGTATAAGAATCAAATTAaacatggaaaaaaattaaatactaaattgaaaaaaacttaaATACAAAATGAAACATTGAAattaaaccagatacaaaatagtaaattaaccaaaaggaaaaaaaaatcataacttGACCCCATTTCTAAGTTGCTTTGTCGATAAAGGCATTACTGTGGCACATAACACTCCGCGGATTGCGCACCAAATCGTGCCCAAGTGAAAGTCAAAAGTCAACAAAGCAACTCCTCTCTCTGACCATCATACCATTACCCACAACCGTCCGATCAAAAAGTCAAACAAACATCATAAGGTCATTTAAGTAAATTCAACAAAATTTTCGTTTCCTCCCACCTTTTTCAGTTCTACTCGTCAGTAGTCACGTGCCTTTCATCGACGAGTTTGTTTCACAAATACATATATCACGTGGCATTATAGTAAATCAACCTAAAaactttccctttcttttttttcacatCACCAGTCCACCACCAGGCCCCGCCACTAAATCTCCACCGCCCCACCATTTCGTTACCCACTTCCATCACCGTCTGATTAGACGGGTCCATTAACATTGATGAAACTCACCTGTCGCTGATTATCTCCAACTCTATTTAGTCAACTTAatgaagaaatttttaaaattcccaaCAGTTTTTGCTGCAATTACGTCCCCAGCATAAACACACACATACGCTCTTTCTCTCTAAAAaagcaagaaataataataataaaagataaaaagagaATGTGAGAAAATGATGAGACcatagccaaaaaaaaaaaaaaagagagagagcaaAAGAAAGCACAGAGGAAGTGAATCGAAGGCTTAAACTTAAGCTTAAAAGATGCTGAGATTTACTCTTTTATGGCTTCTCGTTTTCTTTTTATCTCTTGTTTCATCTTCAGCTCGGCCCGGTTAGCTTCTGTTACtgcattttttaaaataacatgttgTTTAATTTTGTTATCTGTGTTATTTTTAGTTCATTAGAGATTCGGTTGGATATGTTTGATGTGTGAATTACATTTGTTTTTATTAAGCTTCTTGTAAACGAGTCTTGTTTTGTTATAATTCAGTTTACGATTCGTTTTTTCGCTTTGGTGATTTGGTAGATTGGCTGGTTTTTGGAATGTGAATTTAGTGTTTTGTGTTGATTTTCAGTGAGTTGTGAGAATTACATTTATTTTGATTAAGCTTCTTATAAACGAGGCTTGTTTTTTTATAATTCAGTTTACGATTCGTTTTTTCGCTTTGGTGATTTGGTAGATTGGCTGGTTTTTGGAATGTTTAGTGTTTTGTGTTGATTTTCAGTGAGTTGTGAGAATTACATTTATTTTGATTAAGCTTCTTATAAATGAGTCTTGTATTTTATAATTCAGTTTACGATTCGTTTTTTCGCTTTGGTGATTTGGTCGATTGGCTGGTTtttgaaatgtgaatttagtGTTTTGTATTGATGTTAGTGGGCTGTGAGAATTACATTTCATTTTGATTAAGCTTCTTATAAACGTTTCTTGTTTTTTTATAATTCAGTTTAGGATTCAATTTTTTGCTTTGGTTTGTTTGGTCGATTGGCTGTTTTTTTTAAACGTGAATTGAGTGTTTCGTGTTGTTGTTTAGTGAGTTGTGAGATTGAGTCAAAAGGAACGGTTCGGGGGATATGAATGTGTTTTTTGTGGAAACTTCAAGTTAACAGTGTCTGGATCGAAAATGTAGGAAAAAAAATCGAAAGCAAAATCATTAATGTACAtttaaaaaaaggaagaaaaaattgCTGTGAAAAGAAAACAATTCTGCCATGGCCAGACAGAGGaacaaaatgaatattttatggctTTCTTGTGGATACAGTTGGCCGTACCATGCCACTGGAATTTCTTCACCGATACATATTACTATGTTGCTGAAATAGAATTGTATGTCAAATCTTTCTATGGACTTGTGaaataagaaatcaaaagaaaattataagCATTACCATTTCTTGCAACAGTGAGTTGTAGCATAGAGTTTGTAGATAAAAGTGTATTcacttttcatattttatccaaTACATTCTTCTTATATGGTTAGTTCTTGGCACTAAATGGTCATGTTTTCTTTCTACAGCACCTTTTGCTATGCGCATAAGCTGTGGGGCTCGTCAAAATGTCCGAACAGCACCAACATATGCACTTTGGTATAAAGATTTTGGGTATACAGGTGGAATTCCAGCTAATGCAACAACTCCAAGTTTCATTACTCCTCCTCTAAAAACACTCCGATATTTCCCTCTATCTGAAGGTCCGGAAAATTGCTATGGGATTAATAGAGTACCGAAGGGACACTATACTGTGAGGATTTTCTTTGGATTAATTAAACAGCCTGATTTTGACAATGAACCTCTATTTGAGATATCTGTTGAAGGCACCTTGATTCATTCACTGAAGTCAGGCTGGACCAGCCATGATGACCAGGTGTTTGCTGAATCCCTTGTGTTTCTTTTAGATGGCACAGTATCTATTTGTTTCCATAGCACTGGTCATGGAGAACCAGCaattatttctattgaaattctTCAAGTTGATGATAAAGCATACTATTCTGGTCCAGAGAGGGGCAAAGGTGTTATCCTGAAAACAACTTCAAGACTGACTTGTGGCACAGCAAAGCCAAGATTTGATGAGGACTATAGTGGGGATCATTGGGGTGGAGATAGATATTGGGAACCCATCAGAACTTTTGGCCAAAATGCTGACGAGCCGAGATCTACTGAAAATAGCATTAAACAAGCTTCAGATGCACCAAACTTCTATCCAGAAGCCCTTTATCAAAGTGCAGTTGTTAGTACTGATAGCCAGCCAGATCTAGCTTATACAATAGATGTGGATCCCAATAAGAACTACTCCATATGGTTACACTTTGCAGAGATTGATGCTTTAGTCACAGATGCTGGGCAAAGGGTGTTTGATGTTCTGCTTAATGGTGACACTATATTTAAAGAGATAGATATTGTGAAGATGAGTGGTGACCGGTATACTGCACTAGTGCTTAATAGAACTGTTGCTGTTAGTGGTAGGACAGTGACAATAACCCTTCATCCTAAAGAAGGCCACCATGCTATCATTAATGCCATTGAAATCTTTCAAGTAATAGCTGCTGAGTCCAAAACTTCATCAGCAGAAGGTAATGCTTTCTTCTATTATTTCTGCAGACTGTTTATGCTGATGTGTGTGATTGGTCATCGGAAATTGTTTTTTACTGCTCATGACCAAGGTTCTTCATGGAAGGTGGTAGATATTTACTAACTTGTTGATAATTCCTGATTCTAGTTAGGGCTTTACAGGCATTGAAGAGATCACTGGGGCTTCCAAATCATTTTGCGTGGAATGGAGACCCATGTGTTCCCAAGGAGCATCCATGGAGTGGAGCTGATTGTCAATTTGATAAATCTGGCAGGAAGTGGTTCATTGATGGCCTGTACACTCTTGAGCTTTTTCCTAATCATTGAGTTTTATTATTGATTTCTGCTGAGAATATCTCTTCTTTTCAGTATGCTTCTGTTGATGTCTATGCTATGGCCTATTCATTGTTCTTGATAGCTAAAGCTATTCTTAAACTGTTTTCACCATTTGAGTTTGTTTGTGTCATGTTAAAAAAATATGAGAACATGTGCATATGCGaggaaattatattatcatatgAGGAGAGATTGTGAGTCACAGCTGCTTCCATTGATCTCTCTATTTTGTTTTACCTAACCCATTTGTCCCTAATATCTGCACTTCATTCATTCCTACATCATCTCTGCCCTCTGATGTTCTAAATGCAAAGAAAGCATCAATGATCATATACGCAAATTAGTTTTTGGAGGGGAAGCATCAATTACATATAGCAAGTGTTTCCTAGAATATAAATGTATCCATTTTATGAGCCTAAAATATGACTGTTTTAAACTTATATTTGCAACTTTATCATTTAAAGCTTAATATACGTTGCCTTCATCAGATATATTGGTTTACCATAAGTAATCGTCTTTTAATTTATGCATGACAGTGATCTTTCCAACCAAGGTCTTAAGGGGTTCTTGCCTGATGACATTTCCAAACTAATTCATCTACAGAGCTTGTAAGTACAGATAGTTTTTTTCTAAGTTTCACTGACAGAAAAATTATTTTCCCTTGCTTGCTTTCTCGAACTATCCAAATATTTTCACATATTCTTAATTTTACAATAAATGAACCTCCATTTCTCTTGTTTATGTTGAGCTTGGCCTTGATAGAAACTTGAGTGGAAACACAATTCACGGGGTCATTCCATCATCACTTGGAACTATAACCAGCTTAGAATTGCTGTAAGTGTATCGTGGTTTCTTTTCCTTATTGAATATTCCTTTGATTGTAATGATTTGTGTATTTTCTACATGAACATGCAATGTTGGGTTTGATATAACCATCATAACTAATGTTTTCTTGATCAGTAGCACATCCTTGGAGTTGTTTGTTGCGTTCTTTCAATAGCAATCACACTTGAAAGGACACTAAACTCTTGATGCTAGATATTGGCATTCTTTTCTTGAAGGAAACTTTGAGTTTAGAGTCTGATGTCTGGCTAAGAGAAGCACATGGCTATTTCACTTTAGAACACATTTTGCTAGGCTCTATCAATGTTATTCATATGATATCTGGATACAAATTGCAGGGACCTCTCCTACAATTTCCTCAATGGATCAATTCCTGAAAGCCTAGGGAACTTGACCGCATTGCGCAGATTGTAAGAATTCATTTGCTTGACCCGGAATCTGAACATACGACTGAAGAACCTGATTGAAATTCTGATTGTGCAGGAATCTTAATGGCAACTCTTTGTCTGGAAGAGTCCCAGGTGCACTTGGAGGAAGGCTTTTGAATGGAGCTAGCTTTAAGTATGTTCTCCCAGAATTTCATTAGTATTTGCCTGAAGTGTTCTTTATGAATATCAAAACTGCCACATAATGA includes these proteins:
- the LOC107925298 gene encoding receptor-like protein 4, whose protein sequence is MLRFTLLWLLVFFLSLVSSSARPAPFAMRISCGARQNVRTAPTYALWYKDFGYTGGIPANATTPSFITPPLKTLRYFPLSEGPENCYGINRVPKGHYTVRIFFGLIKQPDFDNEPLFEISVEGTLIHSLKSGWTSHDDQVFAESLVFLLDGTVSICFHSTGHGEPAIISIEILQVDDKAYYSGPERGKGVILKTTSRLTCGTAKPRFDEDYSGDHWGGDRYWEPIRTFGQNADEPRSTENSIKQASDAPNFYPEALYQSAVVSTDSQPDLAYTIDVDPNKNYSIWLHFAEIDALVTDAGQRVFDVLLNGDTIFKEIDIVKMSGDRYTALVLNRTVAVSGRTVTITLHPKEGHHAIINAIEIFQVIAAESKTSSAEVRALQALKRSLGLPNHFAWNGDPCVPKEHPWSGADCQFDKSGRKWFIDGLDLSNQGLKGFLPDDISKLIHLQSLNLSGNTIHGVIPSSLGTITSLELLDLSYNFLNGSIPESLGNLTALRRLNLNGNSLSGRVPGALGGRLLNGASFNFTDNAGLCGIPGLPTCGPHLSAGAKVCIAFGVSLSFLLLVICSVCYWKRRQNILRAQQIAARGAPYAKARTQFSHDIQMSRHHNHGHTRTAAENGPSLLS